The following are from one region of the Chanos chanos chromosome 10, fChaCha1.1, whole genome shotgun sequence genome:
- the LOC115823320 gene encoding potassium channel subfamily K member 17-like, translating into MAARCSSEVCRCLTAARLPSILFLGAIYVTYVLIGGVVFWKLEGGPVQEHLYQLMEEKERLLHLYSCVDQNGLDEIAQLVKSASRNGLSLKVNKTADNFWKFTSSAVFAATVVTTIGYGNMSPNTMVGQIFCVLFALFGIPLNVVVLNRVGKYMLAIERNLCNFIMKKTNRKTCVPVSIHTVSFVILAFLCFVVPMLLFKEYEGWTYAQAIYYCFITLSTIGFGDYVADDNPDLVYPQWYGCLLGAWIFFGLAWLALLINHSIDLLERFNAYLKQRHGRETQTSQPEEKKEDSLEKNGAATLSE; encoded by the exons ATGGCTGCCCGGTGTTCAAGTGAAGTCTGCAGATGTCTCACGGCAGCTCGACTGCCCTCCATCCTCTTCCTTGGTGCGATTTATGTGACATATGTCCTGATTGGAGGGGTGGTCTTCTGGAAACTGGAGGGAGGCCCCGTTCAGGAGCACCTCTATCAACTcatggaagagaaggagaggctGCTCCATTTGTACTCTTGCGTAGACCAAAATGGCCTGGATGAGATAGCACAG ttggtcAAATCAGCTTCAAGGAACGGGCTGAGTCTTAAAGTGAACAAAACAGCAGATAACTTCTGGAAGTTCACCAGCTCTGCTGTGTTTGCTGCTACAGTAGTCACCACCATTG GCTACGGTAATATGAGTCCCAATACAATGGTGGGCCAAATATTCTGTGTTCTCTTCGCCCTGTTTGGCATTCCACTCAATGTGGTTGTCCTCAACAGAGTGGGAAAGTACATGCTGGCCATTGAAAGAAACTTGTGCAACTTCATCATGAAAAAGACCAATCGTAAA ACTTGTGTCCCAGTATCCATTCACACGGTGTCATTTGTCATCTTAGCCTTTCTGTGCTTCGTGGTCCCTATGCTGTTGTTTAAAGAGTATGAGGGCTGGACTTATGCACAGGCCATTTATTACTGCTTTATTACACTCAGCACGATTGGTTTTGGAGACTATGTTGCAg ATGACAATCCAGACCTGGTGTACCCTCAGTGGTATGGCTGTCTGTTGGGAGCCTGGATATTCTTTGGCCTGGCTTGGCTGGCCTTGCTCATAAACCACTCCATTGATCTCCTGGAACGTTTCAATGCTTATCTGAAGCAGAGACATGGTAGAGAAACCCAAACCAGCCAACccgaagagaaaaaagaggataGCTTGGAAAAGAATGGAGCAGCAACTCTAAGTGAATAA